A region of Phaeodactylum tricornutum CCAP 1055/1 chromosome 14, whole genome shotgun sequence DNA encodes the following proteins:
- a CDS encoding predicted protein — protein MAPVVAALSANGDLVAAALPSASPSSSSSALRVLVFQTATAQLQTTLATSSKKLADSSTSQHQVIRAITFGNQNTLVAALTENAQSHTALHRSGGGAVLVWDLTRGVLAYEIPTAQSVDQSILSIALYDSHLYVLLSLHSGTSKNKSNANSKLQIHQYDAVTGVLQRKIKAGKQGSAHGCSLAVTEGTLLVRQADVVRVLHRHTASKIAKLSVGSVGNDDVDDTNRSLVNSIAAARNVGATLAGDQMVLFHSLTGAKFVKQDLPSHADRTGLQVWDSTNTEADGKDSDEVAFVTDGVDIYRIRNSDDSSTGSSRVEKVTRLVVDANQDRNDTAVLGWQNQVIVVVANRQQKSNAASLQIRRHNLVDEIVIAWQTPEFDKDITMKDPSMSLAASKRKADMQTVLGPAQAGGEAKAIDGPIPKRTKMDEEEEEEEGGIEGPSVGERLRLLRQALEKEEESDDDDNDDDTEKSKISYPPKKATTESLTQLLTQALQSGDDSMLELALSVRDTNILQETCQQLADEHLPTLLNALTSRLASKPARAEFLCVWIRVVLLTGRIRSAGHLQPLRNLLQERIEVFPALLQLEGRLSMMGRL, from the coding sequence ATGGCACCAGTCGTAGCGGCACTTTCGGCCAATGGCGATTTAGTGGCGGCTGCGCTGCCGTCGGCGTCGccctcgtcttcctcctcggcATTGCGGGTGCTCGTCTTCCAAACCGCCACGGCGCAGCTGCAAACGACGCTCGCTACATCATCCAAGAAATTAGCAGACAGCAGTACTAGTCAGCATCAAGTTATCCGGGCGATTACCTTTGGTAACCAAAACACGCTGGTGGCGGCCTTGACGGAGAACGCCCAAAGCCATACCGCCCTCCATCGATCCGGTGGAGGAGCTGTACTGGTTTGGGATCTGACACGCGGCGTGTTGGCCTACGAAATACCCACAGCTCAATCAGTGGACCAAAGCATCCTCAGCATCGCGCTGTACGATTCTCATTTATATGTGTTGCTATCCTTGCACAGCGGAACCAGCAAGAATAAGTCCAACGCCAACAGTAAACTACAGATTCATCAATACGATGCTGTCACGGGAGTTTTGCAACGGAAAATCAAAGCCGGAAAACAAGGATCAGCCCACGGTTGTTCCTTGGCCGTTACCGAGGGCACACTCTTGGTCCGACAGGCCGATGTCGTCCGGGTCTTGCATCGACACACGGCGAGCAAAATTGCCAAACTCTCAGTGGGATCAGTGGGAAACGACGATGTCGATGATACCAACCGCAGTCTCGTCAATTCTATTGCAGCGGCTCGCAACGTCGGTGCCACACTCGCTGGGGATCAAATGGTGCTTTTCCATTCCCTGACTGGAGCCAAGTTTGTCAAACAAGATCTGCCGTCGCACGCGGACCGTACAGGCTTGCAAGTTTGGGACTCTACCAATACTGAAGCCGATGGAAAGGACAGTGACGAGGTTGCGTTTGTGACCGATGGGGTTGACATTTATCGTATCCGTAACAGTGACGATTCCTCGACCGGCTCGTCTCGGGTGGAGAAGGTCACCAGACTCGTCGTTGACGCGAACCAAGATCGCAACGATACCGCAGTATTGGGATGGCAGAACCAGGTAATTGTGGTCGTTGCCAACCGGCAACAAAAGAGCAATGCAGCTTCCTTGCAGATTCGACGACACAATCTCGTCGACGAGATTGTGATAGCGTGGCAGACCCCCGAATTCGATAAGGATATCACAATGAAAGACCCGAGCATGTCGCTGGCCGCCAGTAAGCGTAAAGCAGACATGCAGACTGTTCTAGGACCCGCCCAAGCGGGAGGCGAAGCAAAAGCGATCGATGGTCCGATACCGAAGCGAACTAAaatggacgaggaagaagaagaggaagaagggGGAATAGAGGGACCTTCTGTAGGCGAACGACTTAGGCTGCTGCGCCAAGCActtgaaaaggaagaggaaagcgatgatgatgacaacgatgacgacacgGAAAAGTCAAAAATCTCCTACCCGCCGAAGAAGGCCACGACCGAGTCGTTGACACAGTTGTTAACGCAAGCGTTGCAATCTGGCGATGACTCCATGTTAGAGTTGGCCTTGTCTGTACGCGACACCAATATACTACAGGAAACCTGTCAGCAACTTGCGGACGAGCACTTGCCAACTTTGTTGAATGCACTGACATCTAGACTCGCATCGAAGCCAGCTCGCGCCGAATTTCTCTGCGTTTGGATACGGGTAGTACTATTGACGGGTCGGATTCGATCGGCCGGGCATTTGCAGCCGCTGCGGAATTTGCTACAGGAACGCATCGAAGTATTTCCGGCCCTCTTGCAGCTCGAAGGCCGATTGAGTATGATGGGGAGGTTATAA
- a CDS encoding predicted protein, with the protein MAPQQQDVFHAVIFDSARQSDSSEPLIEHGYCAMEGNHDSASTPVPNLSEKMFSTFKWSSLFLGLLVGFFIQFSTLGANFLVITIWGEEVVTKSKQDIILFSLMWSFFTSAMAIVILGFLRNLVSITFKAVSGEKQEEDDSKASNSLLEEMVLHMECRFVVGALVGVCFAWTMTDILLGMKAQIMYSIITLVVALIWCRSMMWFFARSSVHQPAVSGSLLVV; encoded by the coding sequence ATGGCTCCTCAGCAGCAAGATGTATTTCATGCGGTGATTTTTGATTCTGCCCGCCAGTCGGATTCTAGCGAGCCTCTCATCGAGCATGGTTACTGCGCGATGGAGGGGAATCACGATTCAGCATCCACACCAGTGCCCAATCTGTCCGAAAAAATGTTTTCCACATTCAAGTGGTCTTCTCTGTTCTTGGGCTTGCTCGTGGGATTCTTCATTCAGTTCAGTACTTTGGGAGCGAACTTTCTCGTTATCACAATTTGGGGCGAAGAGGTTGTCACTAAATCCAAACAAGACATCATTCTGTTCAGTCTGATGTGGTCCTTCTTTACTTCCGCCATGGCCATTGTAATTCTCGGATTTTTGCGTAATCTGGTTTCCATCACTTTCAAGGCGGTGTCCggagaaaaacaagaagaagacgattccAAGGCTAGTAACagccttttggaagaaatggtccTTCACATGGAATGTCGTTTCGTCGTGGGTGCCCTGGTGGGTGTTTGCTTTGCCTGGACAATGACCGACATTTTGCTCGGCATGAAAGCGCAGATTATGTACAGTATCATCACACTCGTGGTTGCGCTGATTTGGTGCCGAAGCATGATGTGGTTTTTTGCTCGGTCGTCGGTCCATCAGCCGGCCGTATCTGGATCGCTTCTGGTTGTATAA
- a CDS encoding n-acetyl transferase (Catalyzes the transfer of an acetyl group from acetyl-CoA to the amine group of an acceptor molecule.) yields the protein MKRPTDQAKLLFLGLLRTASALATEPKVGAASLSYASSHTAAATASASVWPHSRQSPTQPQQHITLRLARKTDIPGLQACNIATLPENYNPQFYANHLRTWPELALVAECHEELDLDARTERDKSRHSPTPLSSYSPFGYTFHHLANGHGSSHNSNNPSRDAKSESNIVAYVIGKVEERQVLLDDDHWQPTEHDMYGMPRRRYVTQKLGHVTSLAVLPSHRRQGLAQTLMEQLHYHLISCYGVDSVGLHVRVSNEAAGKLYSQHGYEEAEQISSYYQDGEDAFFMKKILSDGNRNRHENIPHFSPSHSSRLNLFGGALRKTPKPWQEGPMSLRLPRVLVNNGGVAAEEPTHSPQASPTDTTHRRNCDNNHDHIPELLTGTM from the coding sequence ATGAAACGCCCGACCGATCAAGCCAAACTCTTATTTCTGGGCCTCCTCCGGACGGCTTCGGCGTTGGCGACCGAGCCAAAAGTCGGTGCGGCGTCTCTTTCGTACGCGTCGTCCCACACAGCCGCTGCCACGGCGTCGGCTTCCGTCTGGCCGCATTCGCGTCAGTCGCCCACACAACCGCAGCAGCACATTACCTTGCGGCTCGCCCGCAAAACGGACATTCCTGGGTTGCAGGCCTGTAACATTGCCACGCTTCCGGAAAACTACAATCCCCAATTCTACGCCAATCATTTGCGCACGTGGCCGGAACTCGCGCTCGTGGCGGAATGTCACGAAGAACTGGATCTAGACGCGCGTACTGAACGGGATAAGAGTCGCCACTCCCCCACTCCACTCTCATCCTATTCACCATTTGGGTACACCTTTCATCATCTCGCCAACGGACACGGCAGCAGCCACAACAGTAACAACCCTAGCCGAGACGCGAAGAGTGAATCCAACATTGTCGCCTACGTAATCGGAAAAGTCGAAGAACGTCAAGTTTTgctcgacgacgaccacTGGCAACCAACCGAGCACGACATGTACGGCATGCCGCGTCGCCGGTATGTGACGCAAAAATTGGGGCATGTCACGTCCTTGGCCGTCTTACCGTCTCATCGTCGGCAGGGGCTGGCGCAGACACTCATGGAACAGCTGCACTATCATTTGATCTCGTGTTACGGAGTTGACTCAGTGGGTCTACACGTGCGGGTTAGCAACGAAGCGGCGGGAAAATTGTACTCTCAACACGGCTATGAGGAAGCGGAGCAGATTTCGTCCTACTATCAAGACGGAGAGGATGCCTTTTTTATGAAAAAAATATTGAGTGACGGCAATCGCAACCGGCATGAGAACATTCCGCATTTTTCACCGTCCCACTCCTCCCGTTTGAATTTGTTCGGTGGGGCCTTGCGCAAAACACCCAAGCCGTGGCAAGAAGGGCCCATGTCGTTGCGATTGCCCCGGGTTCTAGTAAACAACGGTGGAGTGGCCGCGGAAGAGCCAACGCATTCGCCGCAAGCATCACCCACAGATACCACGCACCGTCGCAACTGTGACAACAACCACGATCACATTCCTGAACTTCTAACCGGAACTATGTAA
- a CDS encoding predicted protein, with product MSETALGNPEPLPCSVQTKQAEGDGLPWAFLLLGAVPFTLVNSFVAVHHPQSLLARIGCSDSANFVCVNPHRNHFGASALPFTLPTTISSTVLRYNAYDDWRSDAVVPTVTLTEENIQECLETLVQSNYGQTMFGCHERPASVGITGRVELVELQGPEVVLRLEGSFWHRRETVLGRAAVWLNACMPELIQVRVDDLEELEDFEDVRDEFTGELLAVRDKRAPDFNGDRQTMEYQGIDPDVRGPFPPGVGGAFTINPA from the exons ATGTCGGAGACCGCACTAGGCAACCCAGAACCTCTCCCGTGCTCGGTTCAAACAAAGCAAGCAGAGGGGGACGG GTTGCCTTGGGCCTTTCTGTTACTCGGTGCCGTTCCTTTTACCCTTGTCAATTCCTTCGTCGCTGTACACCACCCGCAAAGCTTGCTCGCCAGGATCGGATGTAGCGATTCTGCTAATTTTGTATGCGTCAATCCTCATAGGAACCATTTTGGAGCGTCTGCGTTGCCATTCACCTTGCCGACAACGATTTCGAGTACCGTCTTGCGCTACAATGCGTACGACGACTGGCGATCCGATGCCGTTGTCCCTACCGTGACCTTGACGGAAGAGAATATTCAGGAATGCCTCGAAACTCTGGTTCAGAGCAATTACGGACAAACAATGTTTGGTTGCCACGAACGGCCAGCTTCGGTTGGCATTACTGGTCGCGTAGAATTGGTAGAGCTGCAGGGTCCCGAGGTTGTACTCCGATTGGAAGGTTCCTTTTGGCATCGACGCGAAACCGTCTTGGGGAGAGCTGCGGTATGGTTAAATGCCTGTATGCCAGAACTGATCCAAGTGCGTGTGGATGATCTagaagaattggaagattttgaagacgTTCGGGACGAATTCACCGGAGAGCTCTTGGCCGTACGAGACAAACGAGCTCCAGATTTCAACGGGGATCGGCAAACCATGGAATACCAAGGTATTGATCCGGACGTGCGTGGACCGTTTCCCCCCGGCGTCGGTGGCGCCTTTACCATTAATCCAGCATAA
- a CDS encoding predicted protein encodes MDPQGTKLQSVSSQTVSTMTIETAVPLVSTVPQILPSSTRKTDAGSQLFDNSDNQIRQIKRMGTALGIVVGIFIQFASLGANFVLMSQTKRNEIDSVAITHSLWQPQVLAEHGKQIVVAMSLSWSFITSSLGVAVLCILSALLVVPAASFAKTSSSSAALRCRMRTALERSYATGALIGVCLSWASTDMAMGIPSHAIQSLLTLVAALAMAKLIACCLPVDDDDSNDDDMEQGNEKRQSLDLEEPLLEKETGTEDTTVSYATNVNLTTLQGILIGCFVQFSSLGANFLLEHLSTPIEAASVQEQHRYIMIFSLAWSIGTSLLGVAVWVLTRWILLTAAGETVDQELADESHEEQNSAKSKIVETMVDMESFYSTGAIAGVNMAWIVSDWLLGPQLACSTIWNWGLIMASLLLWKLCLRNNAAYNE; translated from the coding sequence ATGGATCCCCAAGGCACCAAGCTTCAGTCCGTTTCCAGCCAGACCGTCAGCACCATGACGATCGAAACCGCCGTTCCCTTAGTAAGCACGGTCCCACAGATCCTTCCGAGTTCAACTCGCAAGACCGACGCCGGAAGCCAGCTCTTCGACAACAGCGACAACCAGATTCGTCAGATTAAAAGAATGGGCACTGCCTTGGGTATCGTTGTTGGTATTTTCATTCAGTTTGCTTCACTCGGGGCCAACTTCGTTCTGATGAGTCAAACCAAGCGGAACGAGATCGATTCCGTAGCCATCACTCACTCACTCTGGCAGCCCCAAGTCTTGGCCGAACACGGCAAgcaaatcgtcgtcgccatgAGTTTGTCTTGGAGCTTTATCACCAGTTCTCTCGGTGTCGCCGTCTTGTGCATTCTGAGTGCGCTCCTCGTGGTCCCCGCCGCCTCTTTCGCCAAGACCAGCTCGTCCTCGGCGGCTCTACGTTGCCGAATGCGTACCGCCCTGGAACGATCCTACGCTACAGGAGCCTTGATTGGTGTTTGTCTATCCTGGGCCTCCACGGATATGGCCATGGGCATTCCTTCCCACGCCATACAGTCACTCCTTACACTCGTGGCCGCCTTGGCGATGGCCAAGCTGATTGCCTGCTGTTTGCcggtggacgacgacgacagcaatgaTGATGATATGGAACagggaaacgaaaaaaggCAGTCGTTGGATTTGGAAGAACCGctcttggaaaaggaaaccGGGACGGAGGACACTACCGTGTCGTACGCTACAAACGTAAACCTGACGACACTCCAGGGAATTTTGATTGGATGTTTCGTACAATTCAGCTCGCTAGGAGCCAACTTTTTGTTGGAGCATTTGAGTACACCTATCGAAGCCGCGAGCGTACAAGAACAACATCGTTATATTATGatcttttccttggcctGGTCCATTGGTACCAGTCTCTTGGGCGTCGCCGTCTGGGTATTGACGCGTTGGATTCTGTTGACCGCGGCCGGTGAAACCGTGGACCAGGAATTGGCTGACGAGAGTCATGAGGAGCAAAATAGCGCCAAGAGTAAAATTGTTGAAACTATGGTGGACATGGAAAGCTTTTACTCCACTGGTGCCATTGCCGGTGTGAACATGGCCTGGATCGTTTCGGATTGGCTGTTGGGACCACAGTTGGCGTGTTCGACTATCTGGAACTGGGGGCTCATTATGGCGTCTCTGCTCTTGTGGAAGCTGTGCTTGCGAAACAATGCTGCGTACAACGAATAA
- a CDS encoding predicted protein: protein MTTSEDAATPRKSPSPATSTRSQCVCVATPSPTVQIATSRRTRHPRTLAATALTVAAISWSTAPRSGALAFAVTPDRERVSLASSLQPENDNNNNINHQPATVETKFNKKRRRTKHVVALDATLPPTPYAPPKTSRVTPNKHPSPETSNSRKRRLTGVAATGVPRTSSFPPLTADQFPHWQEEFSRKGRQPVLPHTLILGTHPSVTSLQQEQYYGHAVKAYPLSHGSNNLFFSLTLLLVLLSFGGLFSVGSTKHSSVHKSAFWWIAGDCLGFRRASGVSPTSEQPYALAQHLRYDQSYILEYKAQLERFVSRGFVLWDVIGSCQRKGSLDQDIQQEIPNDLQAFCAQYPSIRRIVLANGGTTATLFRRHFHSWLTSGQLQPLADHPPSQKAFPRVKQNNSEGTMTTPASDLPTITLIAAISVSPAAAKYSYVEKRDFWETHVYAPGLRDFETMRSSIEEVKQKEDS, encoded by the exons ATGACGACCAGCGAGGATGCGGCAACTCCGAGAAAGAGTCCCTCACCCGCTACCTCCACCAGGAGCCAATGTGTGTGCGTTGCAACACCGTCACCCACCGTACAGATCGCAACTTCTCGTCGGACTCGTCATCCGAGAACGCTAGCCGCCACGGCCCTTACTGTTGCGGCCATTTCCTGGAGCACGGCACCCCGTAGCGGCGCCCTCGCCTTTGCGGTTACCCCCGACCGCGAACGAGTCTCTCTCGCGTCGTCTTTGCAGCCagaaaacgacaacaacaacaacataaACCACCAACCAGCTACCGTCGAAACAAAGTTTAACAAAAAGAGACGACGGACCAAACATGTTGTTGCTCTGGATGCAACCTTGCCTCCCACTCCGTACGCGCCGCCCAAGACATCGAGAGTCACACCGAACAAGCATCCGAGTCCCGAAACCTCCAACTCGAGGAAACGTCGTCTCACGGGTGTAGCCGCAACTGGCGTTCCCCGTACATCATCCTTTCCACCCTTGACGGCCGATCAATTTCCTCATTGGCAAGAAGAGTTTTCACGCAAAGGCCGCCAACCAGTTTTACCCCATACCCTCATTCTAGGAACACATCCATCTGTCACCAGTTTACAGCAAGAACAATATTATGGACACGCTGTCAA AGCCTACCCTCTCTCGCATGGATCGAACAATCTCTTCTTTTCTCTCACACTCCTTCTTGTACTTTTATCTTTTGGCGGGCTTTTTTCCGTGGGATCGACAAAACATTCTTCTGTCCACAAAAGTGCCTTTTGGTGGATTGCCGGGGATTGTCTCGGCTTTCGAAGGGCATCGGGGGTATCCCCAACTTCCGAACAACCATACGCCTTGGCTCAGCACCTCCGCTACGACCAATCCTATATATTGGAATATAAAGCCCAGTTGGAGCGGTTCGTCTCCCGAGGATTTGTCTTGTGGGATGTTATCGGCTCTTGTCAACGCAAAGGGTCGTTGGACCAAGATATACAGCAAGAGATTCCCAATGATCTGCAAGCCTTTTGCGCGCAGTATCCTTCCATTCGACGGATCGTCCTGGCCAATGGCGGCACCACGGCCACACTTTTTCGTCGGCATTTCCATTCGTGGTTGACATCGGGGCAACTGCAACCGCTGGCTGATCATCCGCCTTCTCAAAAGGCGTTTCCTCGAGTCAAACAGAACAACAGTGAAGGAACAATGACGACTCCCGCAAGCGACTTGCCTACCATTACGCTGATTGCCGCCATCAGCGTCAGCCCTGCCGCTGCCAAGTATTCCTACGTCGAAAAGAGGGACTTTTGGGAAACCCATGTATACGCGCCGGGTTTGCGCGATTTCGAAACAATGCGATCATCGATAGAGGAAGTGAAACAAAAGGAAGACTCTTGA
- a CDS encoding predicted protein, which produces MRSSSSDFASKNNQPLPAQPSIWFHPEYTWTDVWISMLMKLVLPLGRFVDYFHLTKDADGSSMHALVRRCRARLNSMEEMGLKAAGFHRWAKAWGCPVATFVWNVDASSDILEDYGFPNEDHHGSGGTDFYGTQQSIAHVYLPARLIPDEHSSVCDPDSFGLQALQANPNISWDRIDNRIPIVLHFHGGGLTLGSPDRILDAVERVHDGLIQKKQNNNDPDLNLKMVVLISAGYSLAPEKSFPAAPLDALNILAFVIGKFPNNPVHISGTSAGGYCASVAAMEGIRRFPGRIASALLVSPMLDPKADSLSYFANANSAYACPAGFVRYGWQAFFDLEKKESDVEDNNTTEIDDPLACGSNRTIWENSKWNVSSLKRLALPFSSVPQGLDSSTAPVFIVGTNRGDVLYNDGLMAVEALRQAGASKVEHVDAGGCHVIGYSNDCKANEALLDAWRRAVFQRS; this is translated from the coding sequence ATGAGATCATCAAGTAGCGATTTCGCTTCGAAAAACAACCAGCCGCTTCCGGCTCAGCCAAGCATCTGGTTCCATCCCGAATATACCTGGACGGATGTATGGATATCTATGTTGATGAAGCTGGTGCTTCCTCTCGGTAGGTTTGTGGACTATTTTCACTTGACGAAGGACGCCGACGGATCAAGCATGCATGCGTTGGTGCGGCGATGTCGGGCTAGACTGAATAGTATGGAAGAAATGGGTCTGAAAGCGGCAGGCTTTCATAGATGGGCCAAGGCCTGGGGGTGTCCTGTGGCAACCTTTGTTTGGAACGTAGACGCTAGTTCTGACATTTTGGAAGATTATGGATTTCCAAACGAAGATCATCACGGAAGCGGCGGGACAGACTTCTACGGTACTCAGCAAAGTATAGCTCATGTCTACCTACCGGCGCGACTCATTCCAGATGAACATTCTTCAGTGTGTGATCCAGATAGCTTCGGTTTGCAAGCCCTACAGGCTAACCCGAATATATCTTGGGACAGAATCGACAACAGGATACCTATCGTGCTGCATTTTCACGGTGGCGGGTTGACGCTTGGGAGTCCCGACCGTATCTTGGATGCGGTAGAACGCGTCCACGACGGGTTAAttcaaaagaagcaaaacaacaatgacCCAGACTTGAATTTAAAGATGGTCGTATTGATCAGCGCTGGATACAGTCTGGCCCCGGAAAAGTCCTTTCCTGCCGCACCTCTGGACGCTCTCAATATTTTAGCCTTCGTGATCGGAAAGTTCCCGAATAATCCTGTTCATATTTCGGGAACGTCAGCGGGGGGATACTGTGCCTCTGTGGCAGCCATGGAGGGTATACGGCGCTTTCCGGGCCGTATCGCAAGTGCGCTTTTGGTTTCGCCCATGCTGGACCCCAAAGCCGATAGTCTCAGCTATTTCGCCAACGCGAACTCGGCCTACGCCTGCCCTGCGGGTTTTGTTCGTTACGGTTGGCAAGCTTTTTTTGATCTTGAGAAAAAGGAGAGTGACGTCGAGGACAACAATACCACGGAAATAGATGATCCATTGGCGTGTGGCTCGAACAGGACCATATGGGAGAATTCAAAGTGGAACGTCTCTTCTTTAAAACGTTTAGCGTTACCCTTCTCGAGTGTTCCACAAGGCTTGGATTCGTCGACGGCTCCTGTCTTTATCGTCGGTACCAATCGTGGTGATGTATTGTACAATGACGGCTTGATGGCAGTTGAGGCTCTTCGTCAAGCTGGGGCCAGTAAAGTGGAGCACGTAGATGCTGGTGGTTGTCACGTAATTGGATATTCAAACGATTGCAAAGCGAATGAAGCATTGCTGGATGCCTGGCGTCGAGCCGTTTTTCAACGTTCGTGA
- a CDS encoding predicted protein, giving the protein MSVVPQLRRRIPSAFTASLWLSGIYIYVCGLVLGAVPAIALVTTPLPTRPFELRTRSSARFLSDIPRDDDANSFQLPPPPEDRITLTGDLLSLFVYGFTDHFLCHDVATYFVRQASSGGPAQMLRTASQSAMSLPTPVWLEVDFPHHHAGAVMSPFQVVWQAALSDHLVSQYSPLLQSTGTATVLLATTWLLAGWWHRAFDYQNTLSCRVDQALWVTARTWMSSCALMLTVVSFSRMVCGCDTPFAFFKGDVDYILDSLTVLLSWRFIAASMLGNGGDGPPSP; this is encoded by the coding sequence ATGTCCGTCGTTCCTCAACTTCGACGTAGGATACCATCCGCGTTCACTGCTTCGCTTTGGCTATCGGGAATATATATATACGTATGTGGATTGGTATTGGGTGCGGTACCGGCGATAGCCTTGGTAACAACGCCACTTCCCACGAGACCGTTTGAACTAAGGACCCGCTCCTCGGCACGTTTCCTTTCGGACATACCtcgtgacgacgatgccAACTCATTCCAACTCCCCCCTCCCCCGGAAGATCGGATCACGCTCACGGGTGATCTACTCTCACTCTTTGTTTACGGCTTTACCGATCACTTTCTCTGTCATGACGTCGCTACCTACTTTGTCCGTCAAGCCAGCTCGGGTGGACCCGCACAGATGCTCCGAACAGCATCCCAGTCCGCCATGAGTTTGCCAACACCGGTATGGCTCGAAGTCGATTTCCCGCACCATCACGCGGGGGCCGTCATGAGTCCCTTTCAAGTTGTCTGGCAAGCCGCTCTTTCCGATCACCTTGTTTCACAGTACAGTCCGCTCCTACAGTCAACCGGCACCGCCACGGTCTTACTCGCCACCACCTGGTTGTTGGCGGGCTGGTGGCATCGCGCTTTCGACTACCAGAACACCCTTTCCTGTCGCGTCGATCAAGCATTGTGGGTCACGGCACGGACCTGGATGTCCAGCTGCGCGCTCATGTTGACTGTTGTGAGTTTCTCGCGCATGGTGTGTGGCTGTGATACACCGTTCGCCTTTTTCAAAGGCGACGTGGACTACATTTTGGATTCCCTGACGGTCCTGTTGTCCTGGCGATTCATTGCCGCCAGCATGCTGGGGAACGGCGGCGACGGACCGCCCTCCCCGTAG